The Myroides phaeus DNA segment TGGAGAGCGTTTACAACAAGCGAAAGAAGATTGGATTAACCAAAACCACGAGGTATTCCCTTTAATTCCTGGAGATGATAAAAGTTATGTACCGTTTCCGGAACCGATGAAAGGATTAAAAACTAAATTAAAATAATATAAGAACTATGGACGTGAATGTTAAAGCAAGATTAGGTAAAGAATTGTACTACACAGAAGTTACCGCAGGAAATAATACATTAATTACAGATGAGCCAACAAGTTTAGGAGGAGGAGATAAAGGGTTTAATCCTTTTGAAATATTAGCTACCTCATTGGCGAGTTGTACTGCGGCTACTTTAAAAATGTATATGGACAGAAAGCAGTGGGTTGTAGATGAGATTGTAGTTGATGTAGAGGTAATTAGAGAAACAGAGCGCACTGTATTCAATAGAAAAGTATCGTTTGTAGGAGGAAATCTAACAGAAGACGAAAACAAACGCTTGAAAATTATAGCAGATAAATGTCCTGTTCACAAGGCATTAATGGGAGATGTAGTTGTTAATACAGAATTTTAATAGAACATAATTATGGTGGTAAAACATACAGCACATGGCAGTAAAGGTGTATTTACGGCTATGAAAGACGGAAAGAAAGCAGGAGAAATGACGTATTCTATGGCAGGAACAGACAAGATGATTGTAGACCATACCGAAGTAGATGAAGCGTTTAAAGGAATGGGTGTAGGTAAGCAATTGTTAGTAGAAGGGGTGGTAGCTTATGCCCGTGAAAACAAGATTAAAGTATTGCCATTATGTCCGTTTGCCTCAGCTGCATTTAAAAAGATGAGTGCCGAAATAGGAGATGTGTTAGCTTAAGCAATAGATTAGTAAATCGCAGGTTTGTAAAATAGTGTTAATGCTAAAAAAAGCTGCTTTAAAATAATAATAAACACTTGCGCTATTGCCTGTAAACCATTTTGTTTTTCCTACCTTTGTCGGGAATTAAAACTATTAATTTTATATGAACGAGAAAACGCCTTTTGGTTTAATAACCACAATAGAAGTACCTTTCGCTTTAAGTGCAAAAGGAAGCTGTTGGAGTAAAGAAGGATTGTTAGTAGCTAATTATGTTTACACAGAAGAAGGGGCTGAAAGTCCGTATGACTTGGTGTACACGATTATTAGTGAGGAAGGAGATTTAAAAGATAGTAAGGAAGATAAAGGAGTTCTACCAACTTTATTTTTAAGTCCGTCTAATGAAAACTACGCATCAGTAGTATCATTAGAAGATGAAAGTGAGCAGACTATTTCATTCCCTATTTTCAATAAAGAGAGCAAAGGATTAAAAGGAAGTAAGTCTTTCAATGGTAGATTTGTAGGGTGTACAGCAAATCATTCTCTATTCTATGACGTAGATATTTGGAGCGATAAACAAGCAGATACAATGATTGTTTTAGCATACGAGAATGACGTTTTAGTATCAGAGAAAAAAGTAGCTATTCCCTTTCCAAAAGACAATAAGATATGTGTTGTTAATGGAGAAATTCACTTGATTACAGAAGTAGAAGAAGGGTGGTTACACCGTCAGATAGATGAAAACGGAGTTGAATTAAGACGCAGAGTGTTAGAGTTTGACTTTCCATTTGTACACGAGGCATTAAACTTATCGTTTGACAAGAACTCATACTTGTTATGTGAAGAAAACGGGGAGATTGGTATCGTAGAGATTGACAGCGAAGGAGAAGGTATGTACGGTGATTTGTACAATATCGGTGATGAGTTCTTTGGAACTTGGCATCCACAACGCATCAATGAGAATACAAATGCTGTTCAGTTTACAACGGAATTCGGTAACGGATGGTTAGTAATCAAAAATGATGACTTGGTAGAATTGTTCTACAACAAAAACAAAAAAGGGTATCAAAACCTATTGACTAAAGAGGTATTGACAATTGACAATAACGATTTAGTATTGTCAGGAATCAGTCCGATTGCAGAAGATAAGTTCGGTATTGTGTTTTACCCACGTAAACAAAGAAAAGAGGCTTATAACAAGTTATTTGTGTTGCAACACCAGATATAATTGTAAAAGCGATTCAATATTAAAAAGACAGGTTATGTATATAGCCTGTCTTTTTTTTATGTCCTTTAGGGAGTATAATATTAGAATGAATATAACATCTTCATTAATTAAAGAATAGGTTTTAAAGTACTGTTATTATTGGCTTCTTTGATACTTGTTTCACACAAATACCACACAAGTACCAGACACCTTCGGGAAAAAGGCTATTTTTCCGAGCCTCTATGGTACTTGTGTGGTAGATGTCTCGAACAAGGTACGTTTAAAACTACACTCTGGTATGTACATTATTGCAATCCCAATTCTATGTCATATATTTTAAATCTTCGCATATTCTGTTTTTGATAGAAAGGGGATGTTGGAGCTTCGTTTTTAACTTTTGTTTCTAATCTAAATCCGCTTGTTATTTGACACTTTACAGAAGTATAGACTAAACGGGAGATAAACTCGTTTATAAATCATAATCAAACACAACAAGTATGAAAAATATGTTCACTTGGTTCATCACAGTATTTCTATATTGTGTGATAGCCAATGCACAAGCCTTACTCACACCAGAGTTGATAACAAACATTGGTAGTAGAGTTCCTTTAGAAACGAGGGTATTGGCATTAGGAGATCCCACACATCAAGAATCAACAATAACAAAACATCGCATCGCTTTAATCAAACAGTTAGTTTTAGAAGAAGGTTATAAGATTATTGCCCTTGAGGGAAATTTATATGAATTATATAGTGCCTATCAAGCATTTTTAAGTACACAAGATGTTTCCCTTTATGACAGGGCTATGTATTCACAACTTAATGCTACAGAGATGGATGAGTTGTATTATTTTGTACAACAACAAAATGAGCAAGGAAATAAAGTAAAGTTAGTAGGATTTGATGGCGCATTATCAGGAACAACACTATCACATTGCATAGAAAGGAAGCTTGTAGAAGTAAACACTTTGTCTGCGATTGAAAAAGAGAGCTTTGTAAATGCGATTGAAAAAGCGAGTATAAGTAATCTAAGCGTTTTATTTCGCAATAATAAAAAGATAAAATCAACTATTGTATCATACAGTGAGCAAGTGCTTGAACAGTTTGTTGTACATACAGATGACGATGCTTTTTTTGCTCAAACCCTGGCTAATTTTATAGCTATGTACAAAGAAGATAGTAGCGATATTTCGAATAGTAGAGATGTGGTGATGGCTTCAAATGTAAAGTTTTTATTTGACCATTATGCTGATGAAAAAATAGTGTTGTTTGGATCCTCTACCCATTTTATAAAATCACCTAAGAGCATTAAAACTACCTTTTTTCAAAATAATAGGATTACATTAGGGATGTTGTTAGCACAATCAATAGGTGATAAATATGCTTTTATAGCCTATAGTGCGTTGTCTGGAGAGAAGTTTTCAATGTTTAAAAAAGCAGTACCATTATCTGATGTTGCTGTTAATGCAATAGAAGAACAATATTTAGCCATCTCTGATTCGGCTGTTTTTTTATCTAAAAACGAACAAGAGGCAGGAGGATTAATGTATTGTAGAATGTTAGGACATTCTTTTGTAGAGATGAATTTATGGGAGGTGGTAGATGGACTTGTATTGATTAAAGACGTAAAACCATTTGTAATACGAAAAGGGAAAAAGTAATGAGTAGATTGTACTTTGTATTTTATATAATGATAAGCACTTTTTTATTAGGGTGTAAAGAAAAGAAAGTACTAAAAACAGTACAAGAAAATCAAGAAGCTATTATTCAAAAGCACGCAGTAAAGTGTGCGCATAAAATAAATTATTATGTGCGTATGAAAGACTACCAAGCTTGTTTGGATGCTGGTTTACAAAAAGACAGTACAATAGCATATTTATGGCAACAAAAAGGAATGCCTTATTTTAAAATAAAGAAATATGAGGTGGGAATGGAATATGTGGATAAAGCAGTATTGTATGATAGAAAGCGATATTTGCCTTATAGAGCATTTCTTAAATGTATATTTTCCAAGACATACAAGGATGCAATTGCCGATTTTGAATCTTGTATAAATGAGTTTGGAGATAATTATGAGATGGATCACTCGTATTCTTTTTATATTGGGTTGTCTTATTTACAATTAGAACAATTTGAAAAAGCACAAGAATACTTTGTTAAAGCAGAACAAAAGGCATTACATGATTTTGGTGAACTACACCATACTTTGTGGTTTTATAAAGGAGTTGTCGCTATGGAACTACAGGAATATCAAAAGGCAATTGAAGCTTATTCTTTTGCTATTGCAGAGTATCCTCAGTTTTCAGATGCTTATTATCATAAAGTATTTTGTATGTTTAAATTAGAAAATGAGTATACAGAGGAAATGAAAGAACTACTTGAAAAAGCAGCTATCTATAAGAGTCAAGGGTATTCTATTAATGAGGCAAATGCTTTATATGAAGAATATCCCTATCAAGTAAAAGAGTTTAGGTATCAGTAATGATTCAATATAAAAAAGACAGGTTATGTATATAGCCTGTCTTTTTTTATGCCCTTTAGGGAGTAGATTATTGTTGATCAGTAAGTTTGAGCTGTTTTTCTAAAGCAGGTAACTTTTCCTTATACGTTTGTAACGACCATTTGTTGCCAGTAACTAACTCCATATACTCCTCTAAGGTTTGCTTTAATCCCACAGCTTTACGGCGTTCATTGACTTGGTCAATATCTTCAACCGGCCATAAAACATATTCAGAGCCGTCAATAGACAACGTTTGTGAGCCATAGACTTGTTTGCGTTTTTCACGCATAGCAATGCGATCTTCTAACAATGCTAAATCTTGTCCGTTAGCCTTTTTATCTTTTACAGCCTGTGTCATCATAGGCAGGTATTTTTTCTGTGTGTCCAATTCAGCGTGTTGAATAACTAAAAACAAAGCAGCGTTAGCTTTAATGCCTACATCATCTTTACCTAACCATCCTTTTTCATCTAATATTTGTTGTACCTGAAACAAGTTTTCTTTATCTGTAAGTACCCATTTTTTGAGAAACTCTTTGTATTCCGTACTTTCTGGGTTATATTTTTTTTCAATTGCAGTCCATTCATTTCTAATGCCTTGGTCAGCATCATAAAGCGCCTCTAAATGTTCGCGTACAGAGTTATATTCAGTAGGTGTAGTGTATACTTTATTGTTGAAAGTAAGCATAATATTATGCCATTTTTGTGTGTTTCTCAAGTTTTCAAATTCAGGTAAAACATTAAAAACGATGGCTAATTCTGGGTGTACTGTATCTGAGGTAACGTATTTTTCAAGATAGTCCAATGCTTCTTCATCTCTACTTAGTTTTGCCAATAGCTGTGCACTTTGAAAATAGTAAATAGAATGTGGTGCTTCAACCAGTAGTTGCTTGTAAATGTTCAACGTTTCTTCGTATTTCTCATCAGCCATTAGTGATACCACTCTTTCTAAGAGTACTTTTTCATTAGCCGTTTGCGCTTGAGCAGTGAAATGAAGCGCTACTAACGCGATTATTGTGTAAAATATTCTTTTCATAGTTGAGGTTTAGTTTGGCTAAAATATTGTTTGTCAGACTGTAATTAAAATAAAGAAGAATGAATTGTAGAAAAACGATACCCAATCGGATATTATAACATTAAATATTGTGTGTAAGAGTTAAAATAGAATAAATTAGCCCTTTGAAATTTAGGAAAATGACAGAAAGAGAGGCTTTTTTAAAAGCGAGTTACCATAAAATAAAAGAGGCTTTTCAACGTGTTGATAGTGAGGAACGTCAAGATGTATATGCGTTGTCTTTTTGGTTTTACAACGAAGATGACGATGCCCGTTATCCAATAATAAATGTAAGTTTTAATACAACATCCCATTTCAAGGAACAAGTAGATTTTGCATCAAGTGAAGCCGAGGCAAAGTGGAATTACGCCTATTGGTTGCAAGATGAGTTGTTAGAAATAGGAGGATGTGAAGATGAGTCGTTGCGCAGGTGGTTAAGTTCAACTCCTTATTACTTTAGTGATGAAGACGATGCAGCAGCAGCAGATGACGATTTGTTATTTGACCAATTGTTAGTAAAAGGGAAACACTTAGAAACAGTGTTTATGGAAGGCATTAAAGAGTTGGTTCTTTCATTACACAATGATGGGGTGATAAAAACTTCTTTTGGTAGGAAAATACCCGTTATACTACACGAATTAGAGTATTATGACAAGCCAATAAGTTGGACAAAAGAAGTAAATGAATCATACTTGATAGAAGAATTTATCACTGTTTACAACAATGGAGAGCTTTAATCTCAGTGAAGAAGAGTGTACATTGAATAAATTTAATACCTGCGAAAATAAAATTGACAGATGTTAACAATAATTTTAGGAATTCCGGGTTATATAGCTATACAACAATATAATATGAAAAATAGAATGTTATTATTTGCTTTGATTTTAAGTAGTTTACTAATCGGATGTGATACTACAAAAAAGAAATCGGATAAGCAAAAAGAAGATACAATAGCAATTGAGGCGTTAGATAGTGTTAGGGATATTTCATATAAAATAGCAAATAGGTATTTTGTAAATAATACAATTGATAATAAACAAGTAGAATATTTAAAGATTACGTGTCAAAAGGATTTTGATAAGTACTTTGGACCATCGCCTGTAATGGGGAAGAATGGAGAGCCAACGAAGATAGACTTTAAAAGTTCATTTGTATTAGCAATTATTGGGCAAGTAACAGATAAGGAAACTACTTTTGAAGTGAAATCATTGCAAGAGAAACCAAATTCGATAGAGTTGAAATATCGCATCAAACAAGATGTAAACGAAAGAGATTATACAGTTCATCCTTTCGAGATGATTATTGTAGATAATATTTATAATAAGGATACTCACTTTATTATAGAGGACTAAACAAAGTGTTAGTTGTTAATTCTTAGGCCTTTAAAGCAATTGTTTTAAAGGCCTTTATTTGTAAAAATAGATATGAAAATAAGAGTTTTAAAAAAGGATAATATAACACCAAGTGTTTGGTCAGGGGGGAAAACGTATGAATATTGTATTTATCCTTCTGAGGGGAGTTATAGTGAAAAACGTTTTAAGCTTCGCATAAGTAGCGCAACAATAGAAGATGTACCTTCTACTTTTACAAAGTTTGACGGTTTTCGCCGTTATTTAGTAATGCTTGACAATACACTGCAGATAACTCAAAATATGGAGGATAAAGAATACAAGCAAAATACGGTGTTTTCTTTTGATTCAGCAGATGATATTATCTCTTTTTCAAAGGGAGTGGATTTCAACTTGATGTTGCATAAAGATGTCAAAGATGAGGTAGTAGAATTGAGAGCATTTCCTTTTATTACCCAATGTAATTTTGTGTTTGTTTTTGCCTTGAAAGCGATGGATATCCGTGTAAATAAAGAGGTTTTAAAGGTAGAGGAAGGAGATTGTATCTTAGTAGAGAACCCTAAAAAAGCATTGTTAGATATTGAAATGGGAAGCCACTCAATTATAGGGTATTTGAATTTATAATGTGTTAGGTACTTAACACAAAGATAATCTATAGGAAATAGTTTAGTAAAGTAAAAAAGAGTGTATTAAGCTTTAGTTTGCGTATTTTGGTGTATATGTAAAAACGTCAATTTATGGAAGTGTCTTATCTTATTGTGCCCTTAGTAAAAGGTGGTGAAAATATATTTGATCAAGAGTTAGCCAAGTTATTTCCCTTTGGAAAGATGAAGGTTTTAAAGATACACGATCAGTTGCTCTTGACACTTTATTTTGATATTGATAATTTGTTAGATTTAGGTGTTTGCAATGAAGAGCAATTGCTTCAAACAGAAGAAATAGTCCACAGTTTTAGTCGAAAGCATCCTTATTTAAAGCTGTTGTACTTACATATTACAGGAGGTAGTGTTTGTTTTTATGAAGGCTATTTGTTGAAAAATAGAAATAAGCTGATGGAGAAGAGTGGTTTAGATGATTCATATTTACCCTTGATACAAGCGTTAGTTCCTACTTATGAGGAACGAACTTTTGAGCCTTTTTTGAGTGTTTTTCTCAGTGAAATTTAAGATTGTGATATATAAGTAGAAATTACTCGATGTAGTTTCTGCTTTTTTTATGACTATAATTGTCGCTTTAACGCCTTTGCTTAAGGGGAGTATAGCATTAACATAAATGTTTTTAATTAGTGTTTTTTAGCATTAGAATTATTTTTTATTCTGCTTATTTGTTTTTTTATCTATTTTTATAAAAAATAATAAACAAAAGATGAATAAATACGATGATTATGCTTGGCATTATGAGGGAGATTTTCCAGTAGATTTGGCACACGAGCAAGGGGCTACGCATATAGGTTTTTTCTTTTCGTGGTGTTTGTCAAAGGATCTTGTAGATCCGTCTGTTATCAATGAGTTTGCGGAAGATATAAATGCCGTTAAGAAAAAGAGGTATTCGGGAACTGAGTTTTTGTTAGACCACTATCAAGGAAGGTTGTTATCAACGCAATTAACAGAAGAAGGAAATGCTTTTGTGAAAGATTACTACGATGAAGATAGTCGATTTTCAAAAGAAGTAGCCAATTATTTTGACGATTATATTCAAGCTCATCACATAGGGCATCCTGATCAATTCTATCACGTAGAAGATACGTGGGAGAATTATTACGAAATAAAAGAGATCATAAATCACCGTTATGAGCAATGGAAGAGTTTTGTGTGATGTTAATCTTTAATAATAATGGAAACGAAAAGACATATAAATAAACAGGCTATTGTGGTTCCACTTGTGTTAGTTGGGGTGATGTGGCTTGTCTTTATATTACAACAAATAGGTGTGTTTCAACAATGTTATGGGGTAATTCCTTGGAAACTGCAAGGATTAAAGGGGATTGTCTTATCACCTTTATTTCACGGAAGCTGGGATCACTTGATTAGCAATACGGTTCCCTTTCTTTTTTTGAGTTTCTTAGCCATACAGTTTTACAATAAAATAGCCTATAAAGTGTTTATCATAGGTTGGCTAATGGCAGGCTTGGGTGTGTGGTTATTTCCAGACATCGACAGTTTAAGTACAGGAGTTCGCTCGTGTCATATAGGAGCCAGTGGTGTTATTTATATGTTGCTGTGTTTTCTATTTATAAGTGGCATATTAAGCAAGAAGTTTTTATTGTTATTGTTGTCTGTAGGGATAGGAGTGCTGTATTGGGGATTGATATACGGTGTTTTTCCAAACGAACAATTAGGCAGTAATGTTTCTTGGCAAGGGCACTTAATGGGGAGTTTAGCAGGAGGATACTTAGCTTGGCAATTTAACAAACACAATTTTAGACAAGCGAGATAAATTACAAAGAAGTTCGCTGCTGTTAGGATTGGTAACTTACAATTTTTAGATTTGTAATCTTAATATAAAGATAATGGGAGAAAATAAAATTTATTTCGCAGAAGGAGATCATCCAAAAATGGTTGAAGCTTATAAAAAAGCACAAGAAACATTCAAATATTTTTGGAGAGAGTTGTCTTGGGAATATAGAAGAGTAGTTCCAGGTTTAGACATGGCAAGCGTTAAAGTAGCATTCACACAAGAAGTGGAAGGACAAGATGAGCCAGTTGTAGAACATATGTGGATAGGTAATCTTGACTTTGATGGAAAGGTTATTTACGGGGAATTATTAAACGAACCAAATGAGATTACTGAGTTAGTAGAAGGTGATCAAGTAGGGGTAACTTTAGATCAAATTAGCGATTGGATGTTTATTTCTCAAGGGAAATCTTATGGAGGTTTCACTGTTCAAGCGTTGCGTTCAGAAATGACTGACGAAGAGCGCGCTGAGCACGATGCTGCTTGGGGACTTGACTTTGGTGATTTTAATGAAGTTACAATTGTAATTGATCAACAAGAAAGTCCTGAGAACTTAGTAGAGCACCCAATGAGTAAGAATATGAAAGAAAACTTAGGAGACTTTTTAACTAAGAATCCTGAAGAAGTTAGTCGTCTTGACGAAGCTGGTTTTACTTTCTTACAAAAAGAGGTGATTGCTGGAAACTTGACAAGTGTTGAGGTTCTTTTAGCACACGGAGCTGATAAGAATGCAGTAAATAACGAAGGAAAAACAGCGTTAGATTATGCTAAAGAAATGAACTGGGAACACATTATTCCTGTTTTAGCTTAATTAATTGCTTAGACAATATGAAAGCGTCTTTGAGTATGATACTCAAAGACGCTTTTTTTGTTATTAATAGTAATTTGATGTTTATAATAAGTAAAGAAAGCAATACATTTACTTAAAATTAAATTTATATCAGTAAATGATGTGAGTTTGATGTAGAAGTGTATTTGTAAATTAACAAACATAAGATGAATATTGTTTATTTAGTTTTTGGAGAAAGTATTGTAAATTATCAACAGGTGTGTTTTTCTATTTACACAACATTAAATAAAAAGAGTAATAATGATAAAGTAATTATTATTACAGAAGACACTACGTTTTTTGAACATTTAGGAGATAAAGTTGAGGTTATACTTGTTTCAAAACAAACATTTAAGGAATGGGCATCGGCATACGATTGTTATTTTCGTATTAAGATAAAAGCTTTGCAGTTATTGGCTCAAAAATATCCAACTGATCATATATTGTTTATGGATGGAGATACTTTTGTTTACAATGATTTTTCTTCTATTAAAACAGGAATGGACAATGGAGAAAATTTTATGCATTTGAATGAAGGGAGATTAAGTGAACTGCCGACTAAAACTGAAAAAAAAATGTGGTCTTCTTTGCAAGGTAAAA contains these protein-coding regions:
- a CDS encoding OsmC family protein, which encodes MDVNVKARLGKELYYTEVTAGNNTLITDEPTSLGGGDKGFNPFEILATSLASCTAATLKMYMDRKQWVVDEIVVDVEVIRETERTVFNRKVSFVGGNLTEDENKRLKIIADKCPVHKALMGDVVVNTEF
- a CDS encoding GNAT family N-acetyltransferase; the protein is MVVKHTAHGSKGVFTAMKDGKKAGEMTYSMAGTDKMIVDHTEVDEAFKGMGVGKQLLVEGVVAYARENKIKVLPLCPFASAAFKKMSAEIGDVLA
- a CDS encoding erythromycin esterase family protein, yielding MKNMFTWFITVFLYCVIANAQALLTPELITNIGSRVPLETRVLALGDPTHQESTITKHRIALIKQLVLEEGYKIIALEGNLYELYSAYQAFLSTQDVSLYDRAMYSQLNATEMDELYYFVQQQNEQGNKVKLVGFDGALSGTTLSHCIERKLVEVNTLSAIEKESFVNAIEKASISNLSVLFRNNKKIKSTIVSYSEQVLEQFVVHTDDDAFFAQTLANFIAMYKEDSSDISNSRDVVMASNVKFLFDHYADEKIVLFGSSTHFIKSPKSIKTTFFQNNRITLGMLLAQSIGDKYAFIAYSALSGEKFSMFKKAVPLSDVAVNAIEEQYLAISDSAVFLSKNEQEAGGLMYCRMLGHSFVEMNLWEVVDGLVLIKDVKPFVIRKGKK
- a CDS encoding tetratricopeptide repeat protein; its protein translation is MISTFLLGCKEKKVLKTVQENQEAIIQKHAVKCAHKINYYVRMKDYQACLDAGLQKDSTIAYLWQQKGMPYFKIKKYEVGMEYVDKAVLYDRKRYLPYRAFLKCIFSKTYKDAIADFESCINEFGDNYEMDHSYSFYIGLSYLQLEQFEKAQEYFVKAEQKALHDFGELHHTLWFYKGVVAMELQEYQKAIEAYSFAIAEYPQFSDAYYHKVFCMFKLENEYTEEMKELLEKAAIYKSQGYSINEANALYEEYPYQVKEFRYQ
- a CDS encoding DUF6624 domain-containing protein; amino-acid sequence: MKRIFYTIIALVALHFTAQAQTANEKVLLERVVSLMADEKYEETLNIYKQLLVEAPHSIYYFQSAQLLAKLSRDEEALDYLEKYVTSDTVHPELAIVFNVLPEFENLRNTQKWHNIMLTFNNKVYTTPTEYNSVREHLEALYDADQGIRNEWTAIEKKYNPESTEYKEFLKKWVLTDKENLFQVQQILDEKGWLGKDDVGIKANAALFLVIQHAELDTQKKYLPMMTQAVKDKKANGQDLALLEDRIAMREKRKQVYGSQTLSIDGSEYVLWPVEDIDQVNERRKAVGLKQTLEEYMELVTGNKWSLQTYKEKLPALEKQLKLTDQQ
- a CDS encoding DUF4303 domain-containing protein codes for the protein MTEREAFLKASYHKIKEAFQRVDSEERQDVYALSFWFYNEDDDARYPIINVSFNTTSHFKEQVDFASSEAEAKWNYAYWLQDELLEIGGCEDESLRRWLSSTPYYFSDEDDAAAADDDLLFDQLLVKGKHLETVFMEGIKELVLSLHNDGVIKTSFGRKIPVILHELEYYDKPISWTKEVNESYLIEEFITVYNNGEL
- a CDS encoding HutD family protein; its protein translation is MKIRVLKKDNITPSVWSGGKTYEYCIYPSEGSYSEKRFKLRISSATIEDVPSTFTKFDGFRRYLVMLDNTLQITQNMEDKEYKQNTVFSFDSADDIISFSKGVDFNLMLHKDVKDEVVELRAFPFITQCNFVFVFALKAMDIRVNKEVLKVEEGDCILVENPKKALLDIEMGSHSIIGYLNL
- a CDS encoding rhomboid family intramembrane serine protease, which encodes METKRHINKQAIVVPLVLVGVMWLVFILQQIGVFQQCYGVIPWKLQGLKGIVLSPLFHGSWDHLISNTVPFLFLSFLAIQFYNKIAYKVFIIGWLMAGLGVWLFPDIDSLSTGVRSCHIGASGVIYMLLCFLFISGILSKKFLLLLLSVGIGVLYWGLIYGVFPNEQLGSNVSWQGHLMGSLAGGYLAWQFNKHNFRQAR
- a CDS encoding DUF2314 domain-containing protein, whose translation is MGENKIYFAEGDHPKMVEAYKKAQETFKYFWRELSWEYRRVVPGLDMASVKVAFTQEVEGQDEPVVEHMWIGNLDFDGKVIYGELLNEPNEITELVEGDQVGVTLDQISDWMFISQGKSYGGFTVQALRSEMTDEERAEHDAAWGLDFGDFNEVTIVIDQQESPENLVEHPMSKNMKENLGDFLTKNPEEVSRLDEAGFTFLQKEVIAGNLTSVEVLLAHGADKNAVNNEGKTALDYAKEMNWEHIIPVLA